ggtagcctagtggttagagtgtagaggtggcaggtagcctagtggttagagtgtagaggtggcaggtagcctagtggttagagtgtagaggtggcaggtagcctagtggttagagtgtagaggtggcaggtagcctagtggttagagtgtagaggtggcaggtagcctagtggttagagtgtagaggtggtagggtagcctagtggttagagtgtagaggtggtagggtagcctagtggttagagtgtagaggtaacccattgttcctaggctgtaattgaaaataagaatttgttcttaactgacttgcctagttaaataaaggtaaaataaaaaaatattgttgTAGGGAATTACTATCTTAGTTGAGACCGGTGGGTCAGTTTCTTTCTGTGGCTTTTAATTATTGCTTTtaaaatcaatcaaccaaccaatcgaGTAATCAATCAACCAGCCAACCGATCAATCTATTCACACCAGatgtgtcctgtctctcctccaggttcATATCAGGGCCAGTGGATGGGTGGGATGAGGCATGGATATGGCGTGCGCCAGAGTGTTCCGTACGGCATGGCCACTGTGATCCAGTCCCCGCTACGTACCTCCTTGGCATCCCTGCGCTCCGAGCAGAGTAACGGCTCCGTGCTCCAGGATCACTCCGGTGACACGCCGGCCGGCGGCCGCGGCGGGTTCGTCCTCAACTTCCACTCGGACGGCGAAGTGGTCACCGGGAAGAAGAAGAGGGGTCTGTTTCACGGGTCGCTGTTCGGGAGCCTCCGTCGGCTACACAAGTCCGAATCGAAGTCGTCCATCTCCAGCAAGAGGAGTTCGGCACACAGCGACGCCGCTATGAGCCGCATCAGCTCCTCCGACGCGGACGCCAACTCCACCGTCTCCCTGGGCGACGGAGAGCTGCCGGAAGAGGACTTGCTGTTGGAGGATCACGTGGACGCCACCACCACCGAGACGTACACGGGGGAGTGGAAGAACGACAAGCGCAACGGGTTCGGCGTCAGCGAACGTTCCAACGGGATGAAGTACGAGGGGGAGTGGCTGAACAACAAGCGCCACGGTTACGGGTGCACCACCTTCCCCGAGGGGAACAAGGAAGAGGGGAAGTACAAGAATAACGTGTTGGTTCGTGGAATAAGGAAGCAGCTGATCCCGCTAAAGAACCCCAAAACCAAAGAGAAGGTGGACCGGGCCGTGGAGGGGGCGCGGAGGGCAGGGGCCACCTCCAGGACGAAAGTGGAAATAGCAGCTTCCAGGTAGGTTGTTgaggtgtgtgaatgtgtgtgtgtgaatgtgtgtgtgtgtgaatgtgtgtgtgtgcatgtgtgagagagagagagaaagacagaatgagTGTTCCACCTGTAAAAACACACTCTATGCAGCATTCAGATACGCAAGATCAAAGCCCTTCCTACATTCCCATTCTGCCTGATATGACTGATATAACTAGAGTTGGGATCAAAGCCCTTCCTACATTCCCATTCTGCCTGATATGACTGATATAACTAGAGTTGGGATCAAAGCCCTTCCTACATTCCCATTCTGCCTGATATAACTAGAGTTGGGATCAAAGCCCTTCCTACATTCCCATTCTGCCTGATATAACTAGAGTTGGGATCAAAGCCCTTCCTACATTCCCATTCTGCCTGATATGACTGATATAAATAGAGCTGGGATCAAAGCCCTTCCTACATTCCCATTCTGCCTGGTATGACTGATATAACTAAAGCTGGGATCAAAGCCCTTCCTACATTCCCATTCTGCCTGATATGACTGATATAACTAGAGTTGGGATCAAGCCCTTCCTACATTCCCATTCTGCCTGGATATAACTAGAGTTGGGATCAAAGCCCTTCCTACATTCCCATTCTGCCTGATATGACTGATATAACTACAGTTGGGATTGAAGACCCAGCTTTCTATAAAAGCAGTCTCATGACAGTGGGCTCTAATGTTCATTCACCATCGTTATCACCATCTAGTGGGCCCTAATATTCATTCACCATCACCAACCAGTGCTTCTGTGTGCTTCTGTGTGAtgccaccagtgtgtgtgtgtgtgggtctttgTGTTCTATGCTTCTATCCTCTTATATCACATACAGTATTTCACCTAAAAGATGACTTAGCAGAGGGCAGGCAGCCTGATTTAGGTCAATTCTGGGCCATGTCAGTTTTATCTGGTGTGCCGTATAacgatagacacacacacacacgttcacgcACTGCCAGGCACCCAGGGACAGGCACCCAGGACAGGCACCCAGGGACAGGCACCCAGGGACAGGCACCCAGGGACAGGCACACAGGGACAGGCACCCAGGGACAGGCACTCAGGGACAGGCACTCAGGGACAGGCACTCAGGAACAGGCACTCAGGAACAGGCACTCAGGAACAGGCACCCAGGGACAGGCACCCAGGGACAGGCACCAGGGACAGGCACCCAGGGACAGGCACCCAGGGACAGGCACACAGGGGAGAGCAGGTGTGCTGGATGTGACCTTTAATGGGCGGCAcatcccaatggcaccctattccctatatagtgcacactaCTAGCTTCCTATAGgctctctagtctaaagtagtgcactatataggaatagggtgccatatatgACGCTGCTAGTACATCTCTCCTTTTCCTTCAGAAGACTGATTACTGTTTGCGGTTTAGCAAATATGTGCTTAAGTAGAGCTGTGTCATCACAAACCTACTCAATATCTGTAATGGTATGGTGTTCCACCGCCAAGACTTAACTTTCAGTCATTCTTTCAGTAGTATTAGGTAGTAGAtggagactgtgtgagagagtcagaatacatagagactgtgtgagagagtcagaatatttagagactgtgtgagagagtcagagtatatagagactgtgtgagagagtcaTAGTAtatagagactgtgtgagagagtcagaatacatagactgtgtgagagagtcagaatatatagactgtgtgagagagtcagaatatttagagactgtgtgagagagtcaGAATACATAGAAACTGTGGAGAGAGCAGAGTAtatagagactgtgtgagagagtcagaatatatagagactgagagagagagtcagaaatatagagactggagagagaatatatagagaCTGTGTGAGAAGTCAGAATAtatagagactgtgtgagagagtcaGAATATATACGgtgtgagagactgagagagagagagtcagaatatacatagagactgagagagagagagtcagaatatATAGAGACTGAGAGACTTTGAGAGAGTCAGAATAtatagagactgtgtgagagGGAATCAGAATATATAGAGACAGtcagaatatatagagagagagagtcagaatatatagagactgtgtgagagagagagtcagaatatatagagacagagagagagagtcagaatatatagagacagagaatcAAGAATAtatagagactgtgtgagagagtcaGAATATATAGAGACACATTTTTGCGGATGACATTAGTTTATTGAAGGAAATGGACAGAGCTGATGTGGATGAGGTTATCTGTTGCCGTGTAAATATCCTGCCGTTTATTGAAGGAAATGGGACAGAGTTTAGATGTGGATACCCATAACACATTTCTTCAGGTGACTTGTGCTTATAGCCAGGAGTTTTCCTGCTCACATGACCAGAAAACTATGGGACATAGACTGGTTTTTCCTGTACTTATAAGCATGTTGTAAATAGCTTTGTGATGTAATTCAGTAttataaccagcctttataaACACTGTGGCTAGTTAGTGGTTATGTAAACGTCACTATGTAGTAGCTAGCTGATAGagtgttataaccagcctttataaACACTGTGGCTAGTTAGTGGTTATGTAAACGTCACTATGTAGTAGCTAGCTGATAGAGTGTTCTAACCAGCCTTTATAAACACTGTGGCTAGTTAGTGGTTATGTAAAATGCTGCCTATGTAGTAGCTAGCTGATAGAGTGTTCTAACCAGCCTTTATAAACACTGTGGCTAGTTAGTGGTTATGTAAACGTCACTATGTAGTAGTAGCTAGAGTGACAGACATGCTGTGGCCATTGTAGTAGCTAGTAGAGGTGATCTGATTTCATTGTCCTGGAATAGCTAACTGATAGAGTGTTATAACCAGCCTTATAAACACTGTGGGTTAGAGGAAACTGACAGTAGTAGATTGAGAGGTTATAAACTTTATAAAACtgatagaggagaggaaaccaatgTAGACTAACTGAGGAGAGGTGAGTATTGATCAGTAGAGGTGAGAGGAAAGCCAAGTGGATCCAGAGGAGAGGGAaactaactgacagaggagagggagagaaagaggagaggaaaccaaatgagacagaggagagggagagaaagaggagaggaaaccaactgacagaggagaggaaaccaactgacagaggagagggagagaaagaggagaggaaaccaactgacagaggagagggagagaaagaggagaggaaaccaactgacagaggaggaggagagaaagaggagaggaaaccaactgacagaggagagggagaggttcaactgacagaggagaggaaaccaactgacagaggagagggagagaaaagaggagaggaaaccaattgacagaggagagggagaggaaaccaactgacagaggagagggagagaaagaggagaggaaaccaactgacagaggagaggagagagaaagaggagaggaaaccaattgacagaggagaggaaaccaactgacagaggagagggagagaaagaggagagggaaccaactgacagaggagaggaaaccaactgacagaggagagggagagaaagaggagaggaaaccaagtgacagaggagagggagagaaagaggagaggaaaccaactgacagaggagagggagagaaagaggagaggaaaccaactgacaggagagggaaccaactgacagaggagaggaaaccaactgacagaggagaggaaaccaactgacagaggagagggaaccaactgacagaggagaggaaaccaactgacagaggagagggagaggtaactaactgacagaggagaggaaaccaactgacagaggagagggagagaaagaggagaggaaacatactgacagaggagagggagagaaagaggagaggaaaccaactgacagaggagagggagagaaagaggagaggaaacatactgacagaggagagggagagaaagaggagaggaaaccaactgacagaggagagggagagaaagaggagaggaaaccaactgacagaagagaggaaaccaactgacagaggaggcCGAGAGGAaactaactgacagaggagagggaaccaactgacttaggagagggagagaaagaggagaggagaccaactgacttaggagaggaaaccaactgacaggagagggagagaaagaggagaggaaaccaactgacagaggagagggagagaaagaggagaggaaaccaactgacagaggagaggaaaacaactgacagaggagaggaaaccaactgacagaggagaggaaaccaactgacagaggagaggaaaccaactgacagaggagagggaaagaaagaggagaggaaacacactgacagaggagaggaaaccaactgacagaggagagggagagaaagaggagaggaaaccaactgacagacgagagggagagaaagaggagaggaaaccaactgacagaagagaggaaaccaactgacagaggagagggagagaaagaggagaggaaaccaactgacagaggagagggagagaaagaggagaggaaaccaactgacagaggagagggagagaaagaggagagcgaaccaactgacagaggagagggagagaaagaggagaggaaacatactgacagaggagagggaaccaactgacagaggagagggagagaaagaggagaggaaaccaactgacagaggagaggaaaccaactgacagaggagagggaaccaactgacggaggagaggaaaccaactgacagaggagagggagagaataagaggagaggaaacatactgacagaggagaggaaacatactgacagaggagaggaaacatactgacagaggagaggaaaccaactgacagaggacagggagagaaagaggagaggaaaccaactgacagaggagaggaaaccaactgacagaggagaggaaaccaactgataAAGGAGAGGCAACCAACtgacggaggagagggagagaaagaggagaggaaaccaactgacagaggagagggaaccaactgacagaggagagggagaggtcactaactgacagaggagaggaaaccaactgacagaggagagggagagggaaccaactgacagaggagagggagaggaaaccaactgacagaggagagggagagaaagaggagaggaaaccaactgacagaggagagggagagaaagaggagaggaaaccaactgacagaggagaggaaacaactgacagaggagaggaaacaactgacagaggagaggaaaccaactgacagaggagagggagagaaagaggagaggaaaccaactgacttaggagaggaaaccaactgacaggagagggagagaaagaggagaggaaaccaactgacagaggagagggagagaaagaggagaggaaacaactgacagaggagaggaaaacaactgacagaggagagggaaccaactgacagaggagagggagagaaagaggagaggaaaacaactgacagaggagaggaaaccaactgacagaggagagggagagaaagaggagaggaaaccaactgacagacgagagggagagaaagaggagaggaacttaactgacagaggagaggaaaccaaactgacaaaggagaggaaaccaactgacagaggagaggagagaaagaggagaggaaaccaaattgacagagagggagagaaagatgagaggaaaccaactgacagaggagatggagagagaaagaggagagcgaaccaactgacagaggagagggagagaaagaggagaggaaacatactgacagaggagagggaaccaactgacagaggagagggagagaaagaggagaggaaaccaactgacagaggagaggaaaccaactgacagaggagagggaaccaactgagaggagaggaaaccaactgacagaggagagggagagaataagaggagaggaaacatactgacagggagagaaacatactgacagaggagaggaaacatactgacagaggagaggaaaccaactgacagaggacagggagagaaagaggagaggaaaccaactgacagaggagaggaaaccaactgacagaggagaggaaaccaactgacagaggagaggaaaccaactgataaaggagaggaaaccaactgacagaggagagggaaccaactgacagaggagagggagaggtaaactaactgacagaggagaggaaaccaactgacagaggagagagaaagaggagagggaaccaactgacggaggagaggaaaccaactgacagaggagagggagagaaagaggagaggaaaccaactgacagaggagagggaggagaaagaggagaggaaaccaactgacaggagagggaaccaactgacagaggagaggaaaccaactgacagaggagagggaaccaactgacagaggagaggaaaccaactgacagaggagagggagaggtaactaactgacagaggagaggaaaccaactgacagaggagagggagagaaagaggcgaggaaacatactgacagaggagagggagagaaagaggagaggaaaccaactgacagaggagagggagagaaaaaggagaggaaacatactgacagaggagagggagagaaagagagaggaaaccaactgacagaggagagggagagaaagaggagaggaaaaaccaactgacagaagagaggaaaccaactgacagagagGCCGAGAGGAaactaactgacagaggagagggagaggaaactaactgacagaggagagggaaccaactgacttaggagagggagagaaagaggagagggagaccaaCTGACTTagggagaggaaaccaactgacaggagagggagagaaagaggagaggaaacaactgacagaggagagagagaaagaggaaaccaactgacagaggagaggaaaccaactgacagaggagagaaagagtgagaggaaaccaactgacagaggagaggaaaccaactgacagaggagaggaaaccaactgacagaggagagggagagaaagaggagaggaaaccaactgacagaggagagggagagaaagaggagaggaaaccaactgacagaggagatggagagaaagagagggaaccaactgacagaggagggaggaaagagaggtcactaactgacagaggagaggaaaccaactgacagaggagagggaaagagagggaaaccaactgacagaggagatggagagaaagaggagagcgaaccaactgacagaggagagggagagaaagaggagaggaaaccaactgacaaagaggagaaagagagaaagaagagagaaaccaactgacaggaggagaggaaacaactgacagagcagagggggaaacaaatgacagaggagagggagagaataagaggagaggaaacatactgacagaggagaggaaacatactgacagaggagaggaaacatactgacagaggagaggaaaccaactgacagaggacagggagagaaagaggagaggaaaccaactgacagaggagaggaaaccaactgacagaggagaggaaaccaactaaTAAAGGAGAGGCAACCAACtgacggaggagagggagagaaagaggagaggaaaccaactgacagaggagagggaaccaactgacagaggagagggagaggtaactaactgacagaggagaggaaaccaactgacagaggagagggagagaaagaggagagggaaccaactgacggaggagaggaaaccaactgacagaggagagggagagaaagaggagaggaaaccaactgacagaggagagggagagaaagaggagaggaaaccaactgacaggagagggaaccaactgacagaggagaggaaaccaactgacagaggagagggaaccaactgacagaggagaggaaaccaactgacagaggagagggagaggtaactaactgacagaggagaggaaaccaactgacagaggagagggagagaaagaggcgaggaaacatactgacagaggagagggagagaaagaggagaggaaaccaactgacagaggagagggagagaaaaaggagaggaaacatactgacagaggagagggagagaaagaggagaggaaaccaactgacagaggagagggagagaaagaggagaggaaaccaactgacagaagagaggaaaccaactgacagaggaggcCGAGAGGAaactaactgacagaggagagggagaggaaactaactgacagaggagagggaaccaactgacttaggagagggagagaaagaggagaggagaccaactgacttaggagaggaaaccaactgacaggagagggagagaaagaggagaggaaaccaactgacagaggagagggagagaaagaggagaggaaaccaactgacagaggagaggaaaccaactgacagaggagaggaaactaactgacagaggagaggaaaccaactgacagaggagaggaaaccaactgacagaggagaggaaaccaactgacagaggagagggagagaaagaggagaggaaaccaactgacagaggagagggagagaaagaggagaggaaaccaactgacagaggagatggagagaaagaggagagcgaaccaactgacagaggagagggagagaaagaggagaggaaacatactgacagaggagagggaaccaactgacagaggagagggagagaaagaggagaggaaaccaactgacagaggagatggagagaaagaggagagcgaaccaactgacagaggagagggagagaaagaggagaggaaacatactgacagaggagagggaaccaactgacagagggagagaaagaggagaggaaaccaactgacagaggagaggaaaccaactgacggaggagagggaaccaactgacggaggagaggaaaccaactgacagaggagagggagagaataaggagaggaaacatactgacagagggagaggggaaacatactgacagaggagaggaacatactgacagaggagaggaaaccaactgacagaggacagggagagacaaggagaggaaaccaactgacagaggagaggtgcAACcaactgagaggagagggagagaaagaggagaggaaaccaactgacagaggagagggaaccaaactgacagaggggagggagagaaagaggagaggaaaccaactgacagaggagagggagagaaagaggagagggaaccaactgaggagagggaaaccaactgacagaggagagggagagaaagaggagggaaaccaactgacagagaggaaaccaactgacaggagagggaaccaactgacagGAAACCAACCGACAGAGgagaaaccaactgacagaggagacagaggagagagaggtaactaactgacagagagagaaaccaactgacagagaggagaaagaggcgaggaaacatactgacagagagagagggagagaaagaggagaggaaaccaactgacagaggagaggagaaaaaggagaggaagacatactgacagaggagagggaggagaaagaggagagggaaaccaactgacagaggagagggagagaaagaggagaggaaaccaactgacagaagagaggaaaccaactgacagaggaggcCGAGAGGAaactaactgacagaggagagggagaggaaactaactgacagaggagagggaaccaactgacttaggagaggggagaaagaggagaggagaccaactgacttaggagaggaaaccaactgacaggagaggagagaaagaggagaggaaaccaactgacagaggagagggagagaaagaggagaggaaaccaactgacagaggagaggaaaccaactgacagaggagaggaaactaactgacagaggagaggaaaccaactgacagaggagaggaaaccaactgacagaggagaggaaaccaactgacagagaggagaaagaggagaggaaaccaactgacagaggagagggagagaaagagagaggaaaccaactgacagaggagatggagaaagaggagagcgaaccaactgacagaggagagggagagaaagaggagaggaaacatactgacagaggaggggaaccaactgacagaggagagggagagaaagagagagaaaccaactgacagaggagatggagagaaagaggagagcaaaccaactgacagaggagaggagagaaagaggaggaggaaacatactgacagaggagagggaaccaactgacagagggagagaaagaggagaggaaaccaactgacagaggagaggaaaccaactgacagaggagagggaaccaactgacgGAGGAgagaaaccaactgacagaggagagaggagagaataagagagaggaaacatactgacagaggagaggaaacatactgacagaggagaggaaacatactgacagaggagaggaaaccaactgacagaggacagggagagaaagagagagggaaaccaactgacagaggagaggaaaccaactgataaaggagaggaaaccaactgacgagaggagagggagaaaagaggagagaaaccaactgacggaggagagggagagagaagagaggaggaaaccaactgacagagggaaaccaactgacagaggagagggaaccaactgacagaggagagggagagggagagaggaaaccaactgacagaggagagggagaggaaaccaactgacagaggagagggagagacagagaggccgagaggaaaccaactgacagaggagagggagaggaaactaactgacagaggagggaaccaactgacttagagagggagaaagaggagaggagaccaactgacaggagaggaaaccaactgacaggaggagagaagaggagaggaaaccagctgacagaggagagggagagaaagagagaggaaaccaactgacagagggaggaaaccaactgacagaggagagggacaactgaaagaggagaggaaaccaactgacagaggagagggagagaaggagggaaccagcggagagaggaaaccaactgacagaggagagggagagaagaggagaggaaaccaactgacagaggagaggaaagaggaggaggaaaccaactgacagaggagagggaaccaactgacagaggagaggaaaccaactgacagaggagggaaccaactgacagaggaggagggaaccaactgacagaggagagggaaccaactgacagaggagagggaaccaactgacaggagaggaaaccaactgacaggagagggagaggtaactaactgaagaggagaggaaaccaactgacagaggagagggagagaaagaggagaggaaacatactgacagaggagagggagagaaagaggagagaaaccaactgacagaggagaggagagaaagagagaggaaaccaactgacagaagagaggaaaccaactgacagaggaggcCGAGAGGAaactaactgacagaggagagggagaggaaactaactgacagaggagagggaaccaactgacttaggagagggagagaaagagagagaggagaccaactgacttaggagaggaaaccaactgacaggagagggagagaaagaggagaggaaaccaactgacagaggagagggagagaaagaggagaggaaaccaactgacagaggagaggaaaccaactgacagaggagaggaaaccaactgacagaggagaggaaaccaactgacagaggagagggagagaaagaggagaggaaaccaactgacagaggagaagaaaccaactgacagaggagaggaaaccaactgacagaggagagggagagaaagaggagaggaaacatactgacagaggagaggaaaccaactgacagaggagagggagagaaagaggagaggaaatcaactgacagacgagagggagagaaagaggagaggaactaactgacagaggagagggagagaaagaggagaggaaaccaactgacagaggagatggagagaaagaggagagcgaaccaactgacagaggagagggagagaaagaggagaggaaacatactgacagaggagatggagagaaagaggagagcgaaccaactgacagaggagagggagagaaagaggagaggaaacatactgacagtggagagggaaccaactgacagaggagaggaaaccaactgacagacgagagggagagaaagaggagaggaaaccaactgacagaggagaggaaaccaactgacagaggagagggaaccaactgacagaggagaggaaaccaactgacagaggagagggaaccaactgacagaggagaggaaaccaactgacagaggagagggagagaataagaggagaggaaacatactgacaggggagaggaaacatactgacagaggagaggaaaccaactgaca
Above is a window of Oncorhynchus gorbuscha isolate QuinsamMale2020 ecotype Even-year unplaced genomic scaffold, OgorEven_v1.0 Un_scaffold_6323, whole genome shotgun sequence DNA encoding:
- the LOC124029426 gene encoding junctophilin-1-like, which codes for MGGMRHGYGVRQSVPYGMATVIQSPLRTSLASLRSEQSNGSVLQDHSGDTPAGGRGGFVLNFHSDGEVVTGKKKRGLFHGSLFGSLRRLHKSESKSSISSKRSSAHSDAAMSRISSSDADANSTVSLGDGELPEEDLLLEDHVDATTTETYTGEWKNDKRNGFGVSERSNGMKYEGEWLNNKRHGYGCTTFPEGNKEEGKYKNNVLVRGIRKQLIPLKNPKTKEKVDRAVEGARRAGATSRTKVEIAASR